In the genome of Bacillus thuringiensis, the window TGATCTCTTTCCTCATGCACCAAAAATAGCTCGACCTGGACAAATTAACGCATGGGATAATGATGATTTTGTAAAAGCAATCGAAGAAACTGGAAAAAAGCAACTTATCATCGCGGGCGTAGTTACGGACGTTTGTGTTGCTTTCCCTGCACTTTCCGCTATAAAAGCTGGATATGAAGTATTTGCTGTTACTGATGCTTCAGGAACTTTCAGTAAACAAGTTGCAGATGCTGCAAATACTCGTATGGCACATAGTGGTGTGCAACTTATGAACTGGTTTAGCGTAGCTTGCGAATTACAACGCGATTGGCGCAACGATGTCGAAGGTTTTGGCAATTTGCTTGCTAGCAATCTTCCAGGCTATCAAAATATAATTGGAAGCTATAGGGGAGCTCAGCGAGATCTTAGTAAACAAAATGCATAATAGCTTTTCTTTCAAAAAACTAGATAGTATACATTTAGTGCTGATTAAATCAGCACTCTCTTTTAAATTAAAAGGTATAGCAAATATTTTATTTTTACGATTACAGGTTTAATTAACAGAAAATATATTTTTTCAATAATATTAATTTTAAACAATTAAAAAAGGAGCTGTTTATTATGAGTAATTTAGAATTGTTAAATCCGGAGAACAGTGCATTAATTTTAATTGATTTTCAACCTCAAATGACTTTTG includes:
- the ycaC gene encoding isochorismate family cysteine hydrolase YcaC; translated protein: MTDLYSRINKDDAVVLLVDHQTGLMSGLVRDYGVDEFKNNVLALAHTAKFFDLPVILTTSFENGPNGPLMQELVDLFPHAPKIARPGQINAWDNDDFVKAIEETGKKQLIIAGVVTDVCVAFPALSAIKAGYEVFAVTDASGTFSKQVADAANTRMAHSGVQLMNWFSVACELQRDWRNDVEGFGNLLASNLPGYQNIIGSYRGAQRDLSKQNA